A single region of the Streptomyces virginiae genome encodes:
- a CDS encoding erythromycin esterase family protein, whose amino-acid sequence MPDDIARWLNEHTNPLSTLSPGAPVEDLKPLGEALRGTRIVGLGESTHGTGEFFRLKHRIVEFLVREEGFTTLAMEASQSAARALDAYVRYGGGSPERLVARLGFWTWRTREMVDLVEWLRAHNRDLPEGRRIRFVGTDPQLCADSVEAVAAFLRRAAPDQAGRVGALDVLARARPGSLPDRDKALVRRAEEIARLVEDHVERSGPGDDAEEVLEHARILVRAADLVSLPLAAAAGEDGVYAARDRYMAEAVTRLVDDDPEARVMVWAHNGHIAKGTYGDQVPALGSRLRERYGDAYYALALLFGKGSFLARRGTDLQRPPIRHRIGTGLRSLEARLTHAVPGDYYADFRAAGSAADAASWLHAPHAQRSFGANVPAFLYRLNTAPLVPAEDYDGIAFVARSTCSHLLPPVED is encoded by the coding sequence GTGCCCGACGACATCGCCCGATGGCTGAACGAGCACACCAACCCCCTGAGCACCCTGTCCCCCGGCGCGCCGGTGGAGGATCTGAAACCCCTGGGCGAGGCACTGCGGGGGACACGGATCGTCGGTCTGGGCGAATCCACGCACGGCACGGGCGAGTTCTTCCGGCTGAAGCACCGCATCGTGGAATTCCTGGTCCGTGAGGAGGGGTTCACCACCCTCGCCATGGAGGCCAGTCAGTCCGCCGCCCGCGCGCTCGACGCGTACGTCCGGTACGGCGGGGGCTCCCCCGAACGGCTCGTCGCCAGGCTGGGCTTCTGGACCTGGCGCACCCGCGAGATGGTCGACCTCGTCGAGTGGCTGCGCGCCCACAACCGCGACCTGCCGGAAGGGCGCCGGATCCGCTTCGTGGGAACCGACCCCCAGCTCTGCGCCGACTCGGTCGAGGCCGTCGCCGCCTTCCTGCGCCGGGCGGCGCCCGATCAGGCCGGGCGCGTGGGCGCCTTGGACGTACTGGCGCGGGCCCGCCCGGGCTCGCTCCCGGACCGGGACAAGGCCCTGGTGCGGCGTGCCGAGGAGATCGCCCGCCTCGTCGAGGACCACGTCGAACGGTCGGGTCCCGGCGACGACGCCGAAGAGGTGCTGGAACACGCGCGGATCCTGGTCCGCGCCGCCGACCTGGTGTCCCTGCCCTTGGCGGCCGCGGCCGGCGAGGACGGCGTGTACGCCGCGCGTGACCGCTACATGGCCGAGGCCGTCACACGGCTCGTGGACGACGACCCCGAGGCTCGTGTCATGGTCTGGGCGCACAACGGGCACATCGCGAAGGGCACGTACGGCGACCAGGTGCCGGCCCTCGGCAGCAGACTCCGCGAACGGTACGGCGACGCCTACTACGCGCTGGCCCTCCTCTTCGGCAAGGGATCCTTCCTGGCCCGCCGCGGCACCGACCTTCAGCGCCCGCCGATCCGCCACCGCATCGGCACCGGCCTCCGCTCGCTGGAGGCCAGACTCACGCACGCCGTACCCGGCGACTACTACGCGGACTTCCGCGCCGCCGGTTCCGCCGCCGACGCCGCGTCCTGGCTTCACGCCCCGCACGCGCAGCGCAGTTTCGGCGCCAACGTCCCAGCGTTCCTGTACCGCTTGAACACCGCACCGCTCGTCCCGGCCGAGGACTACGACGGCATCGCGTTCGTCGCCCGTTCGACCTGCTCCCATCTGCTGCCCCCGGTGGAGGACTGA
- a CDS encoding magnesium and cobalt transport protein CorA, whose translation MSERPDRRPSPSAAKRAGWRRPADPTGATPPAGPPTGPQPAPAAPAPPNHRSVIDSAVYRDGRRIASPTSLADTFRQLREEPEGMAWIGLHRPTQPELHSLAAEFNLHELAVEDALEAHQRPKLERYGDTLFVVLRAARYLDAQEEVDFAELHIFVGPDFLITVRHGGAPDLSAVRRRMEGNPELLSLGPEAALYAILDAVVDGYAPVVEGVQTDIDEIETEVFRGDPAVSRRIYELSREMVEFQRATRPLVGMLHGLMAGFAKYGTDEELQRYLRDVADHVTHTSERVDGFRQALTEILTVNATLVSQQQNAEMRALAEAGFEQNEEIKKISAWAAILFAPTLVGTIYGMNFETMPELKWAAGYPFAILLMAVVCVSLYVIFKKRDWL comes from the coding sequence GGGTGGCGGCGCCCCGCCGACCCGACCGGCGCCACCCCTCCGGCAGGACCGCCGACCGGCCCACAGCCCGCACCGGCGGCCCCCGCTCCCCCGAACCACCGCAGTGTGATCGACTCGGCCGTCTACCGCGACGGCCGCCGGATCGCCTCCCCCACCAGCCTCGCCGACACCTTCCGGCAGCTGCGCGAGGAGCCCGAGGGGATGGCCTGGATCGGCCTGCACCGTCCGACCCAGCCCGAACTGCACTCGCTGGCCGCCGAGTTCAACCTCCATGAACTCGCCGTCGAGGACGCGCTGGAGGCCCACCAGCGCCCCAAGCTGGAACGCTACGGCGACACCCTCTTCGTCGTCCTGCGCGCCGCCCGCTACCTCGACGCGCAGGAGGAGGTCGACTTCGCCGAGCTCCACATCTTCGTCGGCCCGGACTTCCTGATCACGGTCCGCCACGGCGGCGCCCCGGACCTCTCCGCGGTCCGCCGCCGGATGGAGGGCAACCCGGAACTGCTGTCCCTCGGCCCGGAGGCGGCCCTGTACGCCATCCTCGACGCGGTGGTCGACGGCTACGCCCCGGTCGTCGAGGGCGTCCAGACCGACATCGACGAGATCGAGACGGAGGTCTTCCGCGGCGACCCGGCGGTCTCCCGCCGCATCTACGAACTCTCCCGCGAGATGGTCGAGTTCCAACGCGCCACCCGCCCCCTGGTCGGCATGCTCCACGGCCTGATGGCGGGCTTCGCGAAGTACGGCACGGACGAGGAACTCCAGCGCTACCTCCGCGACGTGGCGGACCACGTGACGCACACGAGCGAGCGCGTCGACGGCTTCCGCCAGGCCCTCACGGAGATCCTGACGGTCAACGCGACCCTGGTCTCCCAACAACAGAACGCCGAGATGCGCGCCTTGGCCGAAGCGGGCTTCGAGCAGAACGAGGAGATCAAGAAGATCTCCGCCTGGGCGGCCATCCTCTTCGCCCCCACCCTGGTCGGCACCATCTACGGCATGAACTTCGAGACCATGCCGGAACTCAAGTGGGCCGCCGGCTACCCCTTCGCGATCCTGCTGATGGCAGTGGTCTGCGTGAGCCTGTACGTCATCTTCAAGAAGCGCGACTGGCTGTAG